From a single Notolabrus celidotus isolate fNotCel1 chromosome 7, fNotCel1.pri, whole genome shotgun sequence genomic region:
- the fam160a1a gene encoding protein FAM160A1, which translates to MMMASMVANGNRDGQSLVLKGVDPETCMIVFKNHWAQVVKILEKHDPLRSSSTLSSLSVINLSTGSSSSPRFGPIPGDEASAVQNYVEHMLFLLIEEESGQAGAMGPILEFVVMENVMERLFVWSLRREFTDDMKLEQLKMYEMLVGQAHQPLLHHKPILRPLMMLLSSCSGTTAPRVEAELVLLLNQLCCVLAKDTSVLELFFHTSEDQGATNFLIFSLLIPFIHREGTVGQQARDALLLIMSLSAENERVAKHIAENTFFCPVLATGLSGLYSSLPTKLEVPNEEWHCLHREDWLRMPSLVQFLNSLEFCNAVIQVAHPDIRDQLVGYIYNGFLVPVLAPALHKLTLEEVMTTTAYLELFLRSVSEPALLQTFLSFILLHQHENVHILDTLVSRINTPFQLGTVSLALFRTLIGLYCEDVMLQLVLRYLIPCNHIMLSQRRVVRERDCYSVSAAKILALTPSCCSPDQSPPPLRQLESILFSKGAEMPNATGTPEEKETFLEAHDGSGNSCTIGSEIYLDVSYLHYLYDAHLSISSCIRACQAWSAPYDGEEPPPEKYQPGVLEESGLKGRHTQMALKRIPQPVPPRPRPCLPPNAEAASVTQLELEWDDSYDAGPMQIAGAPKESKPPIQASAEPPVHIQEMRKTAIMLVKGSYIEENEFQDDVMVYDLVAKKDAREVERVRLNSSGSKTQETQPDSADVPLKNGLSVTPPISVTAANKSSSDSKSKIQTDCNSNLEKATSPEVADDLLAQYEELIRTLDSQAAGKQVKTDGEIKKPVKPAEEEEEEEEEEMDFTSFSSETPEKLIHPPFGTKFSSSGAGRNHSVPFTGPFVSVLLSRMENMLSNSLHVNLLLTGILAQLAAYPQPLLRSFLLNTNLVFQPTVRSLYQVLATVKYQIEDMAATRKDFPESITAAQHWLLARENLIMEADESISRHSNSGEVGKILKNSPPPIPKAISLDRTEVFATVLFTEFLKELAAIAQEHSILSYIPMEE; encoded by the exons GTGGTGAAGATCTTAGAAAAGCATGACCCCCTTCGCAGCAGCTCCACCCTGTCTTCCCTCAGTGTCATCAACCTCAGCACTGGCTCCAGCAGTAGCCCTCGTTTCGGCCCCATCCCAGGGGACGAAGCGAGCGCAGTACAGAACTATGTGGAGCACATGCTGTTCCTGTTGATAGAAGAGGAGAGTGGCCAGGCCGGTGCCATGGGCCCCATCTTGGAGTTTGTGGTGATGGAGAACGTGATGGAGCGTCTCTTTGTGTGGAGCTTGCGCAGGGAGTTCACGGACGACATGAAGCTGGAGCAGCTCAAGATGTATGAGATGCTGGTGGGTCAGGCGCATCAGCCTCTGTTGCATCACAAGCCTATCCTGCGACCGCTCATGATGCTGCTGTCGTCCTGCTCGGGCACAACGGCGCCGAGGGTGGAGGCCGAGCTTGTGCTGCTGCTCAACCAACTGTGCTGCGTTCTGGCAAAGGACACGTCAGTTCTGGAGCTGTTTTTCCACACCAGCGAGGATCAGGGAGCAACTAACTTCCTCATCTTCTCCCTGCTCATCCCCTTCATCCACAGGGAGGGAACAGTGGGGCAGCAGGCTAGAGACGCTCTACTGCTCATCATGTCACTGTCTGCTGAGAATGAGCGGGTGGCCAAACACATCGCAGAGAACACTTTTTTCTGTCCG gtgCTGGCCACAGGGCTGAGCGGCCTGTACTCATCCCTGCCCACAAAGCTAGAGGTTCCCAATGAGGAGTGGCACTGCCTGCACAGAGAGGACTGGCTGCGAATGCCGTCCCTCGTCCAGTTTCTCAACTCACTGGAGTTCTGCAACGCTGTTATTCAG GTGGCCCATCCTGATATCAGAGACCAGCTTGTTGGCTACATCTACAACGGATTCCTCGTGCCTGTTCTAGCACCTGCTCTCCACAAG CTGACCCTCGAAGAAGTGATGACGACCACAGCGTACCTGGAGCTCTTCCTGAGGAGTGTATCAGAGCCGGCCTTGTTGCAGaccttcctctccttcatcctcctccaccaacatgAAAATGTCCACATCTTAGACACTCTAGTCAGCCGCATAAACACCCCCTTCCAG CTGGGGACTGTGTCACTGGCACTTTTCCGCACTCTCATCGGCTTGTACTGTGAAGATGTGATGCTGCAGCTCGTTTTGAG GTACCTGATCCCCTGTAATCACATTATGTTGAGTCAGAGGCGtgtggtgagagagagagactgctactctgtgtctgcagccaAGATCCTGGCTTTAACGCCGTCCTGCTGCTCGCCTGATCAGAGTCCCCCGCCcctcagacagctggagtccatCCTCTTTTCCAAAGGTGCAGAGATGCCCAACGCCACAGGCACCCCAG AGGAGAAGGAGACCTTCTTGGAGGCACATGATGGATCAGGTAACTCCTGCACCATCGGATCAGAAATCTACCTGGACGTCAGCTACCTTCATTACCTCTATGACGCCCATTTGAGCATCAGTAGCTGCATACGAGCCTGTCAGGCATGGTCTGCGCCTTATGATGGCGAGGAGCCGCCTCCTGAGAAATATCAGCCTGGTGTCCTGGAGGAGTCGGGGCTGAAGGGTCGTCACACCCAGATGGCTCTCAAGAGGATTCCCCAGCCAGTACCACCACGCCCTCGACCCTGCCTGCCGCCCAATGCAGAAGCGGCCTCTGTCACCCAGCTGGAGCTCGAGTGGGATGATAGTTACGATGCCGGCCCGATGCAGATTGCTGGGGCTCCTAAAGAGAGTAAACCTCCAATACAGGCATCTGCTGAGCCTCCAGTACACATCCAAGAGATGAGGAAAACAGCCATCATGTTGGTGAAAGGCTCTTATATAGAGGAAAATGAGTTTCAGGATGACGTCATGGTGTATGATCTTGTCGCTAAGAAAGACGCCAGAGAGGTTGAGCGTGTCAGACTCAACTCAAGTGGGTCTAAAACACAGGAGACTCAGCCAGACTCAGCAGATGTTCCCCTTAAAAACGGACTCAGTGTGACCCCTCCAATCTCTGTGACAGCTGCTAACAAAAGCAGCTCTGACTCAAAATCCAAAATTCAGACAGACTGTAATTCCAACCTCGAAAAGGCCACTTCTCCTGAGGTGGCTGACGACCTTTTGGCCCAGTATGAGGAGCTTATCCGTACGTTGGACTCTCAAGCAGCTGGCAAACAAGTAAAAACTGATGGAGAGATCAAGAAGCCTGTTaaacctgcagaggaagaggaggaggaggaggaggaggagatggactTCACTTCCTTCTCTTCTGAGACACCAGAGAAACTCATTCATCCACCATTTGGGACTAAGTTTTCCAGCAGCGGTGCAGGAAGGAACCACTCAGTGCCTTTCACTG GTCCTTTTGTCAGTGTGTTGTTATCTCGTATGGAGAACATGCTGTCCAACTCGCTCCATGTCAACCTGTTGTTGACGGGCATCCTGGCACAGTTGGCTGCCTACCCTCAACCCCTCCTGCGCTCATTTCTTCTCAACACCAACCTGGTCTTTCAGCCAACTGTTCGCTCCCTTTACCAG gtgTTAGCCACCGTAAAGTACCAGATAGAAGACATGGCTGCCACCAGAAAAGACTTCCCAGAGTCTATCACTGCAGCTCAGCACTGGCTGCTGGCCAGGGAGAATTTAATAATGGAAGCAG atgaAAGCATCAGCAGACACTCAAACAGTGGCGAGGTGGGAAAAATCTTGAAGAACTCTCCTCCACCAATACCCAAAGCCATCTCTCTGGACCGGACTGAGGTCTTTGCTACAGTCCTCTTCACAGAGTTCCTCAAAGAGCTGGCTGCCATTGCACAAGAGCACTCCATCTTATCATACATTCCTATGGAAGAGTGA